The following nucleotide sequence is from Microbacterium arborescens.
TGCAAGCTCGTCACGGAACTCTCCCTCCAACACCACCGCGTCTGCGCTTGGGATCCGGTCGAAGTACTTCGGGGTGCTCTCCGTGGCCCGCTCCAGTTCGACCGACGATCCGAGCTTGAGCGTCCCGGAATTGCGGCGGTAGCCGATGTCCTCCCACAGGACGGGGTCATCGAAATGCTGGATGAGCCCGCCTTTTCGATAGATCCCGAATCCCACCGCGTGTGCGGTCGCCAGCGCCCAGGGCGAGTTCCGATAGCACACCGGTAGCACGATGTCCCGGCGCGGCTCCCCTTCTCGGTTCTGGATGTTCACCATCGGCTCGCCGGTCGGTGTGGCGCCGAATAGCTCCGCCACGTTGGCCATCTCAGTCTCGTCTAGCTTCTGAAGTTCGTCGTATGCCCAAACGATTCGCTTGGGGTCCCGCGTGAAGAGGTAGACGAGCTGGAAGAACGCGGGCGGAAGGTCCTGCGCTTCATCGATCAGGACGGCGTCGAACAGCTGAGGAAGTGCGTCGCGGTCCTTCGCGATGCTCAGCAACTCAGCACAGGCGCCCTCGAAGGCGTCGTCATAGCCGAACCGACTGCGTGCGGAGTCGAAATTGTGCGCTTGCACGCCCAGCGCATCGGCGATGCGGGTGTACACCCCGTCGCGGGCGCGAGAGCCCCACGCGTGCATGATGGATACGCGGTCACTGTCTGGCAAGTCGTCCATGTGCGCGAACGAGAATCGTTTGACGAGGTCTTCGAACTGCTGGTACAGCGACCTCGACTGGAATGTCACGACGATATTCCAATCCTGGTGCTGCGCATGGAGAAGCGCGGCTTTTAGCGCCAGCACGATCGTCTTTCCCGAACCAGCGAGACCGCGAATGCGCTGCGGCCCTTCGGGCGTTTCGATCGCTGCCTTCTTCTGCCAGAAGTCGAGGTTCGCGATGCCGCGTTCGATTATCTTCATGGTGGCGCCGCGGCTATCCTCGCTCTTCACCTCGGAGCGCCGCTTTGCGGGCCGGATCGTCGTGACCCGCTGCAGAGCCGCCTCTAGATTGCGATACCGCTCTGCGGATAGCGACTCGAACGAAGTGATCAGGTCGGGGAGCTGCTCGAATGTTGCGAATGTCGCCGCACTGGGTGGCGGCGTACCGGGGTCAGCACTGAACACTGTGATCGTGCCGATAGTGATGTCGAACTTCCTGCCCGTTCGCAGAGACTCATGCCGTGAAAGGTGGCTTTCGAGGGTGTTGTAGATAGTGTCCTGCTCCGAAATGAGCTGATCCCAGTTCTCGTCATCACCTGGCAGACCGTCAGCGAAGCGGAACGCGATCAGCCCGTACTGCTGCGACACGAGCAGCGCATCGACCTCGACACGGTCGTCAGCGGTTGCGAGGACCGGGTACCCGAGGTAGATCGTGCCCTCGTCAATATGCTCCGCGGCAAGCTCAGCAAGCTGCGCGGCGGCCGCTCGATTGTCCTGCTGCCCGTGCACTACCTCGAGCGTCATGCTGCCTCCTCGTTGGCCTCGTCCGTAAATATATCGGCACCCGAAACTGGCATCGTTAGTCGCCCATCGCATAGTGGCAAAGGCAGCCGGGCCGCGAACAGCCGCCGGTGGCGCACATCCACAAGGTCGGCCCGCCAGCTTGTTCGAGCAGCCAGCCGTCCCCGCGCGGGTCTACCGGTCGGCGCGTCCGCGCAAAGGGATGAGGCCGCTTGCGTGTTGGAGTTGGGCGCGGAGGGCATGGTTCTCGAGCGTCAGCCGCTGAACCTCCGCAGCCGCCGTGCGCAGCTCGCTCTCGAAGCGCGCTTTGTCGTTACGGAGCCGGGCAAGCTCAGCAACGGGCAGTTCAGACACGGCACGTTCCGGAGCGCGGGCCCGATTGCGCAGCGCGTCTCTGCGAGTATCGGCGAGCGTCTGCGCGAGTTGAGGGAAACGGCGCCAGAAGGTGGCGTTGCTGAGTCCGAGGCGCGCGGCGACGGCGACGACAGCGGGAGGGCGAGATGGATCCTCCCGCTTGAGCGCCTCGATGACAGCGGTGATCTCGGTCTCGGTCGGTAGCGGTACGGCGCGGGTCATGGCTCGGCTCCGTTGCTCTCCAGCAGATGCATGATCTGCGCTCGGCGCTTCCGCAGGCGCTCCGCCAGGAGCGGTGGCAGCGCGGGGCGGGTCGCGGTGTCGGCGTCGATGATCTCGAGCTCTTCCTGCCAGGCGCGGCGGTTGTCGGCGTCCAAGGCGACGTTTCCACAGACGAGGGGCTTGCATGCGCGCAGGTCCGGGCCCTCATCCGGTGCGCCGGTGCGATCGCGGCAGAGTGCCTTGCGGTGGTCGTACACGCAGGTGACGTAGCGATCGGGATACACCGCGGGATCGTGGCGGGTGATGATCCGCAGCAGTCGGTGACGGTCGGTGGCGACGACGCCTTGGAAGCGAGTCTTCTCGCCGAACTCGGCCAAGCGCTCCCGGGCGGTGTCTGCTGCGGGTCCAAGGAGCGCTGAGTGGTCGTGCTGGTCGATCATGGCCAGCAGGTTCTCACCGCGTGCCAGAGCCTGCTCGGCTTCGACCTCGGCGCGGAACCCGGATTCGGATGTGCCGGCGTAGCCCTCGAACATGTGGATGCTGTGGTGCCGGTACGCGATTGCTCCCGCGATCGATCCGCCGGGGCGGCGTGCGATGTACCAGGCGAGGGTGCGGCGGAACTGCCTGCTGGACAGTCGCCAGGTGCGTCCGTTGACGTCAGGGATCCCGTCGTCCCGACCGTGTGCGGCGCAGTAGTCGTTCACCCAGGTCGTGAAGCGTGCCAGCTGCCTGTTGGTGGCAGCGAGGGTGAGTGCGTGGTTGCCGCCGCGACCGGCTGATCCGGCGCCGGGGCCGACTTTCAGCGGTGTGAACAGCCATTGAGCAGGTGTGGACGTGGCGGAGTGCGCGTCCTCGAGTACTTGGATGGCGCGCGCGGCGGCCTCGCCAATGACCCAGGTTGCAGTGGTGCCGCGGTCGTCGAGCTCGCCCTTGAACGCCGTGCTCGTCACGGTCCACCGATAGGGGCGCCCCGTCCCGTCCCGGGCAGAGGTACAGCAGCCGGGGCGGAGGTGTTTGATTTCGTTGTCGCGCATGCCAGACAGGAAGGCGATCACGATGTAGCAGGCGATGTGGAGCACCTGCGTGAGTACGGTGAGGGACTGGTCCGTCCCGGGAGTCAGGCTGACGCCCTCGATCCACGGCGCCCCGTCGAGACGGCCGTGTACGTCGAGGCCGAGCTCGGCGTATTCCGATACGCCGACGATCGCGGCCGTGGCGAGGATCTCTTCGCGTTGTCGCTCGAGAGCAGTGCGGTCGCACCCGATCTGGTAGGCGATCGCGTTGAAGTGCGAGATGCGCGCAGGCCGGGCAAGGGTGAACCCGTGCGACGGGTCCTTGCGAGGTATGCGCGTATCCGGTCTTGCTGGAATCCGTACGGCTTGCCGGTGATCGGCTCTTTTTGCACTGGGCGGCGCCGGACGCTCCAGGATCTGATTGCGGCGATAACGTCGCCGCTGAAGTCATCCACGAATCGCATCGCCCACACCAGTACTCGGCTGTGCACGGCTTCGGGGATGCGTTCGGTCGTGTTCTCACGGCTACGGCCCGGGTCGGGCTCGCTCCAGGAGGCCGCGCGTCGCGGATCGGTCTGCAGTCCCGCTTCCGCGACGGCGCCGCGGTAGCGCCACAGGATGTTCACGGCCGAGCGCAACGCGAACCGCCTCGACGCGGACGGGAAGGTGGTGAGTAGGTGGCGCTGGTACTGCTCGTAGACCGTCGTTGTGACCTCCGGCAGGTGCTTGTCGGGGTGCGTCGTCTCCAGCCAGCGAAGGAAGATCCGCAGGTTGTAGAACCCGGTCGCGACACTCGAGATCCGTGGTCGAGGCGCCTCGTCCGGCGTTGGCCCGGACAGCATTGCGTAACAGAGCCGTTTGAGCGCGGTCCGGTGCAGCGCCGGGACCGTGTCGAATCGGAGCGTCAGGCCGCGTTCCTGCTGCTGCACGGAGGCTGGCGACAGCGCCCAGTCGTCATCGTCGAATCGTGCCGTGTCCTCGAGATGGTATCCAGGGCGCAATGCGCGCCCATGAAGGACGAATGGGAGATCCGCGATCTCCGCGTCGAACGCAGTGCGCGAGGTCATGGTCGTTCCCAGGGAGGTTCGACGAGATCCAGCAGGCTGTCGTTCGGGCGCTCTGCGTGTGCGCGCGCGATCTCCGCCTCGGTGAATTTTGGCAGCACGTCATGATGGATCGCCGCCCAGACCGGCCCGTAGCGGGCCCACCACTCCTCATCGGAGAGCACCGACCTGCGCGTCTCGAGCGCGTCCAGCAGGCTCAACAGCCGGGGTAGGTGATCTCCGGTGACGACACAGTTGCTGCAGAGGAAGCAATCAAGGAAGGACGTCCCGCAACGACGCCCTGTGAGCGGATGGTGGGAATGGTCACGACACGACGTCCACGCCGTCTCGGATCCGCACGCTTCGGCCTCCGGCGGCGCCGACCCGGCTGGCGGCGAGGTGGTGAGGATGTTCAGATGGCGGCGTCCGCCGTTGTCGCGCAGCGCGCGCAGGTGCGCGTCGTAGGCAGCGCGCTCCACGTCGGTGAACGCCTCGGAAACCACTTCGCGCGCCCACTCGATCGTGGTCTGATCACCCGAGAGGTAATTGCGGAACAACACGGCGGTGGTGTTGCTGCGGGCTGCGGAAGGCAGATGTCCGCCGAGCTGACGAGTACGGCGAACGTCGATACTTGTCTTCAGCCGGTTCGCGGTGAGCCGCAACGAGTCTCCAGTCGCGTCCGGGTCGGGGTCCGCTCCCGACGGTGGGTCGGCGCGCAGGTCGTGCACTGCCACCCACGAGCCCCAGCGCAAGCTCGCATCCAATGAGGCGTCGAACGGATTACGGCACTCCGACGCGTGAGGTTGCCCGCCGAACTGGTGCCATATGGCCCAAAAGGCGGGCGTCTGCAGGAACGCGCGAGCTGGGGCCATAAGCCGATGCAACAGCAAGTAGAGGCCACCAGGCGTATGAAGCTCGCGACCTTCCACACCGATTTCCCACGTGACGGTCTGGTGCCAGTGACCCGGGCCGCGGCGCCGTTTGACGAGATCGACTTCGACCGCGCGCCCCTCGATCACGCGATGCTCGACCGGAAGCTCCTTAATGACCTCGAGGTTCCATCCAGTCACCGCCATCAGCAGCACCAGCATCGGATAGAGGTCTCGGCGAGTCGCGAACACCCTTTCTGCCGTTGACCGCCTCGCCTCGGCGCGCGCCGGAACAGACACTCCTCCCAGTCTCACGCCACCAGCGCGGCGTGCCGCGGACGCGGCTGAATCCTCGCTGGCGTCGGCGTCCGCGTCGGCGTCGTGGAATCTCTGCCGCAGCGCATTGATGTCTGCGCGTGCCGCGGCGATGATTCTCGCCAGCTCAGCATCCGAGTATCCGGAAACCGCGGCCCTATTCCGACCGGCGAATACGCGAGCGCGGAGCCGGTCTCTCACCTCCGAGGACACCAGCTGATTGAGCGGGGGCTGCTCGAAGAGAAGGCCGATCATGCGCAATTCGGCGCCAGCCTGGGCGCGCCCAATGGCCTCGGAGCGCAGCCGCCGGTAATCGTCCACGTGCAACGCGGTGAGTTCCGCCGGCGCCGTCGGAGGCCATCGCGTCCCGTCGAGGAACCGCATGAATCTTCCCAGTGCGCCCCAAGCCCCTTGGCTGGACGCCAGGGTACGAAGGCCACCGGCCGGGCCGGTACGGGCCGCCCATGCACTAGCAAGAGGCTCATGCCAGCCAGGTAGCGGCAGCGAACCGACCTCGAAGCGATAATGCCGCCGATCCTCACCTCTGAAGTGCACGGTCGTTCCCTCGACGCCCGACGTGTCGCCTGCGACCGGGGCGTAGCGCCCGGCCGGAGACCCCGATGGCCGGCCGACGCCGGTGCTGCCTCGCCCCGCCATCACGCTCTACCCTCGGATCGAGGAGCGCGCGGATCGTCCCACCCATCCGGGATCAATGCCAGCCGGGTTTCCAGCTCGAGCTCCTCCAATGCATGCAGGTAGATCTGGGTTGTGGTGACGCTGCGATGTCCCAGAGCCCTGCGCACCCAATCCAGCGGATCTCCGAACACGCGCACATAGTGCGTGCGTTGCTCAGACTTGAGCCCCGCCAACGCGGCGATGTGCCCGCGTTGCAGCTGTTCCAGCGTCAACACGGCAAATGTGTGGCGAAGCAGATGAGCGTGCGCGCGCAGCGCGAGCCCACGTGCCGCGCACCTGTCGTTGGCCTGGCGGAACAGGTCCTTCCAGGGCGACACCGACACTGGAGCACCGTCCTCGGTCAACCACAGCGCCGCCGGTTCCGCCCCGCCCTCTGCTTCGCCCATGATGCGCGCCCGTTCCGACGGCGGCAGATTGGCGATCCTCGTGCGCGACAGAAGTCCACCGCCGGCCCGGGTGGTGACA
It contains:
- a CDS encoding DEAD/DEAH box helicase; protein product: MTLEVVHGQQDNRAAAAQLAELAAEHIDEGTIYLGYPVLATADDRVEVDALLVSQQYGLIAFRFADGLPGDDENWDQLISEQDTIYNTLESHLSRHESLRTGRKFDITIGTITVFSADPGTPPPSAATFATFEQLPDLITSFESLSAERYRNLEAALQRVTTIRPAKRRSEVKSEDSRGATMKIIERGIANLDFWQKKAAIETPEGPQRIRGLAGSGKTIVLALKAALLHAQHQDWNIVVTFQSRSLYQQFEDLVKRFSFAHMDDLPDSDRVSIMHAWGSRARDGVYTRIADALGVQAHNFDSARSRFGYDDAFEGACAELLSIAKDRDALPQLFDAVLIDEAQDLPPAFFQLVYLFTRDPKRIVWAYDELQKLDETEMANVAELFGATPTGEPMVNIQNREGEPRRDIVLPVCYRNSPWALATAHAVGFGIYRKGGLIQHFDDPVLWEDIGYRRNSGTLKLGSSVELERATESTPKYFDRIPSADAVVLEGEFRDELAQDEWVADQIIADTTVGELEQDDILIVLPSAYTSKRRYARLARVLEERGIPSHLVGVNTSRDEVFQRGSIAVAHIFRAKGNEAPMVYVVDAQYAGSGLSEVSRRNTIFTAITRSKAWVRICGWGPAMAPVAAEIGRVQAADYKLAFRIPTEGQMAEMRRVSSDLHDDGAAERGLLTIEQLVEALEAGRIVPEQLPPKLVRRLSQLSLPDDDS